ATTAAAGAAAGATTTTTATTCATAAGTAAATGTAAATTAATACATTTGCCTCAATCCCAATTTAATAAAAAATGAAAAAACATTCAAACTAATTATCCTGTTCTTTCCTTTTATTGTTATACCAATTCTTAAACTAAAATAGTTCTTCGTCTGTGGCGGATTTAGTTTTTAGAATGGTAATACCGAACTACAGTACATTTAGTCCCTTTCTTTTGGACTATAATATATTGAGTTTCGGTATAAATGGATTTCCCTTAAGGAAGTATTATAATAACTCCACCACAATAGCACTTGCACCGCCGCCGCCATTACAGATGCTGGCACAACCATATTTGCCACCGTGTTGTTGCAAGGTACTAATCAAACTCATGGTAATACGTGTACCGCTCATTCCTATAGGATGACCCATAGCAACCGCACCCCCATTTTTGTTTAATTTCTCTTCAGGTATTCCCAATATTTGACAGTTGGCAATTCCTACTACGGCAAAGGCTTCATTGATTTCAAAAGTATCTATTTGGTCAATTGTTAACCCCGCTCTTTCTAATGCTACAGGTATAGCTTTAGAAGGTGTGGTAGTAAACCATTCTGGTGCTTGAGCTGCATCGCCATAAGATACAATGCGAGCAAGTGGTTTTAATCCAAGTTCTGCTGCTTTTTCGGCACTCATTAATACAACTGCAGCAGCACCATCATTTAGTTTGGAAGCATTCGCTGCAGTGATAACACCATCTTTAGCAAAAGCAGGTTTCAAAGTCAGCATTTTTTCAAAGTTGCCTTTGCTCACATCTTCATCAGTATCAAATTGGATTGGGTCTTTGCCTCTTACAGGAATTTCTACAGGCACGATTTCATTTTTGAAACGACCTTCTGCTTGCGAAGCTTGGGCTTTTTTATAACTTTTTATTGCAAACTCATCCTGTTGCTCACGACCAATTTTATATTCTGTCGAACAAAGTTCGCCTGCTACGCCCATGTGGTAATCTTTATATACATCCCACAATCCGTCTTTTATCATACCGTCAATTAATTGAGCATGCCCCATACGGTAACCGTTGCGGGCCTTGTCTAAATAATATGGGATATTGCTCATGCTTTCCATACCACCTGCAACTACGATATCATTTTCGCCAAGTTTGATACTTTGTGCAGCCAACATAATAGCTTTCATTCCACTTGCACATACTTTATTAATGGTAGTACAAGGAGTAGTGTTGGGCAGTCCTGCATAGATTGCTGCTTGCGTGGCAGGGGCTTGGCCTAGATTGGCCGATACCACATTGCCCATATATACTTCATTCACTTGTTCGGGTTTAATTCCTGCACGTTCCACCGCAGCTTTAATGGCAAATGAGCCTAACTGTGTGGCGGTAAATCCGTTTAA
The sequence above is drawn from the Bacteroidota bacterium genome and encodes:
- a CDS encoding acetyl-CoA C-acyltransferase, whose protein sequence is MKEVVIVSMARTPLASFNGALNGFTATQLGSFAIKAAVERAGIKPEQVNEVYMGNVVSANLGQAPATQAAIYAGLPNTTPCTTINKVCASGMKAIMLAAQSIKLGENDIVVAGGMESMSNIPYYLDKARNGYRMGHAQLIDGMIKDGLWDVYKDYHMGVAGELCSTEYKIGREQQDEFAIKSYKKAQASQAEGRFKNEIVPVEIPVRGKDPIQFDTDEDVSKGNFEKMLTLKPAFAKDGVITAANASKLNDGAAAVVLMSAEKAAELGLKPLARIVSYGDAAQAPEWFTTTPSKAIPVALERAGLTIDQIDTFEINEAFAVVGIANCQILGIPEEKLNKNGGAVAMGHPIGMSGTRITMSLISTLQQHGGKYGCASICNGGGGASAIVVELL